A single Longimicrobium sp. DNA region contains:
- a CDS encoding AbrB/MazE/SpoVT family DNA-binding domain-containing protein, translated as MRESKLSSKSQIVVPASVRKDMGLEPGDRVRFEPHLDGSYLLRKAQDTSWVDQLVAVGGNELRGYAEQLLRDREEGDR; from the coding sequence ATGCGCGAGTCCAAGCTGAGCAGCAAATCGCAGATCGTCGTCCCGGCATCCGTGCGGAAGGATATGGGCCTCGAACCCGGCGACCGAGTGCGGTTCGAGCCGCATCTCGACGGGTCGTACCTTCTTCGTAAAGCCCAGGATACCTCGTGGGTCGACCAGCTCGTGGCGGTCGGTGGCAATGAGCTGCGTGGCTATGCGGAGCAACTCCTGCGTGATCGGGAGGAGGGGGATCGTTGA
- a CDS encoding type II toxin-antitoxin system VapC family toxin, translating to MKLEDIPTGAVVLIDSPAFIYLIDKDPAYFPAARSLFDRAKTGEITPIASTLVLAELLVPYYKSGDTAKANVISATLQSQRDLEFVPVSPRIAERAARLRGLYGLHTPDAVHAATALHARAGWLVTNDRKLRRVAAEGIQIRLFDD from the coding sequence TTGAAGCTGGAGGATATCCCCACCGGCGCGGTCGTCCTGATCGACTCACCGGCCTTCATCTACCTGATCGACAAAGATCCGGCGTACTTCCCCGCGGCCCGGAGTCTCTTCGATCGGGCTAAAACGGGCGAGATCACGCCCATCGCGTCAACGCTGGTGCTCGCGGAACTCCTCGTGCCGTACTACAAGAGCGGGGACACAGCAAAGGCGAATGTGATTTCGGCAACGCTCCAGAGCCAGCGGGACCTTGAGTTCGTGCCGGTCTCACCTCGTATCGCGGAACGAGCGGCCCGCTTGCGGGGGCTGTACGGATTGCACACTCCCGATGCGGTGCACGCTGCCACCGCCTTGCACGCGCGCGCCGGCTGGCTTGTTACGAATGACCGGAAGCTTCGGCGCGTGGCAGCGGAGGGGATACAGATCCGGCTGTTCGATGACTAA